In Xenorhabdus griffiniae, the genomic window GATTTGGCATTGGTCGAAATCAACCCTCTGGTGATCACAACGCAAGGTGATCTGGTTTGTTTGGATGGAAAATTGAGTGCTGATGGTAATGCGATGTTCCGTCAGGCTGAATTGCGTGAAATGCACGATCCTTCGCAGGAAGATCCACGTGAAGCTCAGGCTGCACAGTGGGAACTGAATTATGTTGCGCTGGATGGCAATATTGGTTGTATGGTGAATGGTGCAGGTCTGGCAATGGGAACGATGGACATTGTCAAATTGCATGGTGGTGCACCAGCAAACTTCCTTGATGTCGGTGGTGGTGCCACAAAAGAGCGTGTTACCGAAGCATTTAAGATCATCTTGTCAGATGAAAATGTTAAAGCTGTTTTGGTTAATATCTTTGGTGGTATTGTCCGCTGTGACTTGATTGCTGACGGCATTATTGGTGCGGTGGAAGAAGTGGGTGTTAACGTACCGGTAGTCGTTCGTCTGGAAGGAAACAATGCCGAACTGGGTGCTAAAAAGCTGGCGGATAGCGGTTTGAACATCATTGCCGCTACCAGTTTGACTGACGCAGCTAAACAGGCAGTAGCCGCAGCGGGGAATAAATAATGTCTATTTTAATCGATAAAAACACCAAAGTGATTTGTCAGGGTTTTACTGGCAGCCAAGGGACTTTTCACTCGGAACAGGCGATAGCCTACGGTACTCAAATGGTGGGTGGCGTAACACCGGGTAAAGGTGGCACTGAGCATTTAGGATTACCTGTATTCAACACCGTACGTGAAGCCGTTGAAGCAACGGGTGCAACCGCTTCTGTAATCTATGTTCCGGCACCATTTTGTAAAGATTCCATTCTGGAAGCGATTGATGCAGGTATTAAACTGATCATCACTATTACAGAAGGCATCCCAACACTCGATATGTTGACCGTTAAGGAAAAACTGGATCAAGCTGGTGTCCGTATGATTGGTCCTAACTGTCCGGGAGTCATTACTCCTGACGAATGTAAGATCGGTATTATGCCTGGTCACATTCACAAGTCAGGTAAAGTGGGTATTGTTTCTCGTTCAGGCACACTGACTTATGAAGCAGTTAAACAGACCACAGATGCTGGGTTAGGGCAATCTACCTGTGTTGGTATCGGTGGTGATCCAATCCCAGGTTCAAATTTCATTGATATTCTGCAACTGTTCCAGGAAGATCCACAGACAGAAGCGATTGTCATGATTGGTGAAATTGGTGGTACAGCCGAAGAAGAAGCTGCGGCTTACATCAAAGAACATGTGACTAAACCGGTTGTTGCTTATATTGCGGGTGTGACTGCACCTAAAGGTAAGCGCATGGGCCATGCTGGAGCGATTATCGCAGGTGGTAAAGGGACAGCAGACGAGAAATTTGCTGCCCTGGAAGCTGCGGGGGTGAAGACAGTACGTAGCCTTGCAGACATTGGTGATGCTGTAAAAGCGTTATTGGTATAAAGATCACAAAATAAACTCTTTTTATAGAAAAAGGCTGCCTTGGGGTGGCCTTTTATTTTTATTTATAATATTAACAGTAGGTTAGTCATTTATAAGATCAGTTTTTTTTCAATTTAATTGAGTTGGATTTTAGTAAAATCTATTTATTTGATTAATTAAATTGGAAATATCGGAAAAATATATTTTTTAAAGAATGAAAACGAAAAGTTAATTTTCTAATGCGTTTTACAGCAAAAAATAAATTACGAGTCATTGCAAATAACAACTTATTAACACTAAATAAACTATAATGAAATAATAACTGTAAAGCTTAACAAAATAAGGAAAAAATTGACTAAAATCAATTTATTACTCTGGATTGTATTCGCTAAACTTGATTAAATTGATCTAGTATATATAGGCATTAACCTAAGAATGTATAGTATTGTTGACCTATATTCAGAATTCTAAGCTGAGTCACGTAAAAGCTATTTATTGTATGTGAATATAGGCGTAATATTATTGTGGTATCTATTGAGTTTTTTGATTTTGTAATAATTCATTGTTGTGTTTGAGGCATTTATTGCTGGTAGTTACGAGACTTTCGTTTTACGAAGTCGGGTTGCCGCAAGTCGGTGTCTTCCTGCTAGGAGCAAGGAGTCAAGATGTTTGATATTGTCGAACTGTCACGATTACAGTTTGCCTTAACTGCTATGTACCATTTTCTATTCGTCCCATTAACGCTCGGTATGGCGTTTTTGCTTGCGATCATGGAAACGGTATATGTCCTTTCTGGCAAACAAATCTATAAAGATATGACAAAATTCTGGGGTAAGTTATTTGGTATTAACTTTGCCTTGGGTGTCGCAACGGGCTTGACCATGGAGTTCCAGTTCGGAACCAACTGGTCATATTTCTCACATTATGTTGGTGATATTTTCGGTGCGCCTTTGGCCATCGAAGGTCTGATGGCATTCTTCCTCGAATCCACATTCGTTGGTCTGTTTTTCTTCGGGTGGGATCGACTGAGTAAGAAACAACACTTGGCGGTTACCTGGCTGGTTGCATTAGGCTCTAACTTCTCTGCATTGTGGATCCTGATTGCGAATGGTTGGATGCAAAACCCGATTGCGTCTGACTTTAACTTCGAAACCATGCGAATGGAGATGGTGAGCTTCAGCGAACTGGTACTTAACCCAGTAGCACAGGTGAAATTTGTCCATACTGTTGCCGCCGGTTATGTAACAGGGGCTGTTTTTGTGCTAGGCATCAGCTCTTACTATCTGCTTAAAGGGCGCGATTTGGGGTTTGCTAAACGTTCTTTTGCGATTGCAGCGAGTTTTGGTATGGCTGCGGTACTGTCTGTCATTGTTCTGGGTGATGAATCTGGATATGAAATGGGGGACGTGCAGAAAACCAAATTGGCAGCAATTGAAGCAGAGTGGGAAACCCAGCCACCTCCGGCTTCATTCACGCTGATTGGTCTTCCCGATCAGGACAAAATGGAAAATAAATACGCTATCCAAATTCCTTACGTTTTAGGTTTAATTGCTACCCGCTCTACAGAGACACCGGTTGTTGGTCTGCGTGATTTGATGAGCCAGCATGAGCAGCGTATCCGTAATGGCATCAAGGCTTATGAATTACTGGAAGAACTGCGTGCAGGTAATGTTGATCCGAATGTTCGCAGTGCATTTAATGAAAGTAAGAAAGATCTTGGTTATGGCATGCTCGTGAAGCGTTATACCCAAAACGTAGCTGATGCGACAGAAGAGCAAATTAAAGCCGCGGCGAAAGACTCTATCCCACGTGTAGCACCACTCTACTTTGCATTCCGTATCATGGTTGCTGCTGGTTTTATTATGTTGTTGGTTATCGGCTTGTCGTTCCTGAGTGTTCTCCGTAACCGCATCGGTCAACATAAGTGGCTGTTACGTGCGGCATTGTTCAGTATTCCATTGCCATGGATTGCCGTTGAAGCTGGTTGGTTTGTCGCAGAATATGGCCGTCAGCCATGGGCGATTGGTGAAGTGTTACCAACGGCTGTCGCGGCTTCAACACGCAGTGTCGGTGATCTGATTTTCTCAATGGTGCTGATTTGTGGTCTGTATACTTTGTTCTTGATCGCAGAGATGTTCTTGATGTTCAAATTTGCCCGTCTTGGCCCAAGCAGCCTCAAGACTGGACGTTACCATTTTGAGCAAAAAACCGCTTCTTCAGCGAATAATATTGGGTAAGCAGGAGTCCACTTATGCTTGATTATGATGTATTACGATTTATATGGTGGCTGCTGATTGGTGTGTTACTGATCGGTTTCACGGTGACTGATGGTTTCGATATGGGAGTGGGAATCCTGCTGCGGATCATTGGTAAAAATGATACCGAACGCCGTATCATGATTAACTCAGTTGCCCCGCACTGGGATGGTAACCAGGTTTGGTTAATTACCGCGGGTGGTGCCCTGTTTGCCGCATGGCCGATGGTATATGCCGCCGCTTTCTCTGGCTTTTATGTGGCCATGATTCTGGTTTTGGCTGCTCTGTTTTTCCGTCCGGTTGGCTTCGATTACCGTTCAAAACTGGAAAGCAGCAAATGGCGTAATATGTGGGATTGGGGGCTGGTTATCGGTAGCTTCGTACCTGCATTGGTTATCGGAGTGGCATTCGGTAACTTGTTGCAAGGCGTACCGTTGGCGGTAGATTCTTACCTGCGTGTCTCTTATGAGGGTTCATTCTTTGGATTGCTAAACCCTTATGGTTTGCTGGCAGGGGTGATTAGCCTGATGATGATTGTGACGCAAGGGGCAACGTATCTGCAAATGCGTACAACAGGCGAACTGCACTTGCGCTCCCGTACTGCAACCCATGTTTGTGCTGCGATAACGGCAATTGCGTTCCTGCTGGCAGGGATATGGCTGATTTATGGCATTGATGGCTATGTTGTCACGGGAGGCCTGGATGTTAATGCGGCATCCAATCCGTTACATAAAGAAGTTATCCAGCAGGCAGGCGCATGGCTGACCAACTTCAATAACTATCCTGTTCTGTGGGCTATACCTGTGTTGGGCGTATTGCTTCCACTGCTGACTATACTGGCTACCTGGATGGATAAAGGTGCTTGGGCATTCTTATTCTCATCCCTGACAGTCGCTTGCATTATCCTGACTTCAGGGATTGCTATGTTCCCGTTCGTGATGCCATCAAGCATTGATCCGAATGTCAGTCTGACTATGTGGGATGCGACATCCAGTCAGTGGACGTTGCAAGTTATGTTCATTGTTGCACTTATCTTCGTTCCTATCGTGCTGTCTTACACCATATGGTGTTATTACAAAACCTTCGGGCGTTTGGATAAGAACTACATTGATAACAACAAACACTCACTGTACTAAGGAGCATAAGCATGTGGTATTTTGCTTGGATTCTCGGAACGCTCTTGGCTTGTAGCTTTGCGGTCATTGCTGCTTTGGCACTTGAGCATAGCGAATCACAGAACGCTTCTGAGAGTGACAAAAAATAATGTTGGCTGATAAATGCTACCAACTTATGGATAAGGGCCCATTGAGGGCTCTTATCCTCATTATCGCCTTAACACTCGCTGCCTGTGTGTTTTGGGATCCGGCCCGTTTTGCCGCCAGTACCAGTTCACTACAAATATGGCAAGGTGTTTTATTGATTTGGGCAGTTTGTTCTGGCGTTACTTTTGGTGTTGGTTTTCATCCTAACCATCTTATTTGGCGATTGTTTTTTCATCCGCTACCTGCATTTTTTATTCTTCTTTTTGGCTTATATCATTTCTTTAAGTAAAATAATTGTAATTTTATAGGCCATCGGCCTATAAATTTTTTTTACTGACAGGTCATTCCAAAGCGCTATTGTCTTAAGTATAGTGACAGCGTCAATTCGCCTAATTAGGATTATATGAGTAATATGTTATTCCGTTGGCCTATCCGTGTTTACTACGAAGACACAGATGCTAGTGGTGTGGTTTATCACGCTCGGTATTTGGGTTTTTACGAAAGAGCTCGTACAGAAATGTTGCGGGAAAGAGGTTTCCACCAACAGTCTATGCTAGATGAGCAAGTTGGCTTTGTTGTTAGTCGCATGACGATTGACTACCGGAAACCAGCAAAACTGGATGATCAGCTGGTTGTTGAAAGCGAAGTTACAAATATCCGTGGCGCTTCTCTAACATTTATTCAACGAATTGTTGATTGCAATGGCGTAGTTATCAGCAGCGCAGAATGTCTGGTTGTCTACGTGAATTCATCTCAAATGAAGCCGATTGCGCTTCCAAAGTCTATTGTCGCGGAGTTTAAGCAGTGACTGACATGAACATCCTGAATTTATTTCTTAAGGCAGGCTTCTTAGTACAGCTGATCATGCTGATTTTGATTGGCTTCTCTATCGTCTCTTGGGCAATCATTATTCAACGAACAAAAATCCTGAATGCCGCAAGCCGTGAGGCAGAAGCATTTGAAGATAAATTTTGGTCTGGTATTGAATTATCTCGCCTTTACAAAGAAAGTCAGTCACGCCGTGATTCGTTAAGTGGTACTGAGCAGATATTCCATTCCGGGTTTAAAGAATTTGCTCGTTTACATCAGGCAAATAACCATGCACCAGAAGCGGTTATTACAGGGGCTTCCCGTGCCATGCGTATTTCACTAAATCGTGAGTTGGAAGTATTGGAAAATCATATACCATTTCTGGGTACAGTAGGTTCGATCAGCCCTTATATTGGTTTGTTTGGTACGGTTTGGGGGATCATGCATGCATTTATTGCATTGGGAGCGGTCAAACAGGCAACCTTGCAAATGGTTGCGCCTGGTATTGCTGAAGCTTTGATTGCAACAGCGATTGGCCTGTTCGCGGCAATTCCTGCGGTGATGGCTTATAACCGCCTGAACCAGCGAGTTAACAAACTAGAACAAGTTTACGATAACTTTATGGAAGAATTCCTGGCTATCCTGCATCGTCAGGCTTTTGCTTCCAATACTAATAAGCCGTAATAAATCGTAAGGGGAAATCAGCGAATGGCGCGCACTCGTAGTCGCAGACGTGAGCTAAAATCTGAGATCAATATCGTCCCCTTGCTGGACGTGTTGCTGGTATTACTGCTTATTTTCATGGCAACGGCACCGATTATCACGCAAAGTGTGGAAGTTGATTTACCTGATTCGGTGGATTCAAAGACCGTTTCCAGCACGGATAATCCGCCGGTCATAGTGGAAGTTTCTGGGGTAGGGCAGTACAACATGATTGTTAATCAGGAACGCTTGGAGTTGTTACCTGAACAGCAAATCGTTGCAGAAGCTCAAACCGTGATGAAAGCCAATCCGAAAACGGTTTTCTTGATCGGTGGCGCTAAGGAAGTTCCTTATGATGAAATTATCAAGGCATTGAATATGCTTCGTCAGGCCGGTGTCAAATCGGTGGGCTTAATGACTCAGCCTATCGGCGCCTGACAACGGTTGTCACTTAAAGTTTCTGGATATCGAGCGTGGGAAAGACAAGCGAGCAAAATAATAGGCTGAATCGCGCCATTATTATTTCGGTAATATTGCACATTATCCTGATCGGATTTCTGATTTGGGGTCCTTGGGGGCAAAAAACAGAAATGGGGGGCGGTGGACAAAGCGGTACTGTCATTGATGCTGTTATGGTTGATCCGAATGCCGTCGTTCAGCAATATAACCAGCAACAACAGCAACAGGCCAATGCAAAGTTAGCTGAACAACAGCGGAAGAAAAAAGCGGAGCAACAGGCGGCTGAATTGCGGGCAAAGCAGGCGGAAGAACAGGAACGTTTGAAAGTGGCTGAAGAAGAGCGAATTAAAGCATTGCAGGAAGCTGAAGCGCAGAAAAAACAGTCTGAGGCTGCTGCCACTAAAGCACGTGAAGAGCAGGAACAGGCTGATGCCGCTGCTGCCAAAGCGCGTGAAGACCAAAAGCAGGCAGAAGAAGCGGCTGCAAAAGCACTGGCAGAAAAAGAACGAATTCTAAAAGAGCAAGCGGAAGCCCGCCAGAAAGCGGAAGCCCAGGCGAAGAAAGAAGCGGAAGAGGCAGTAAAACGTAAAGCGGCGGCTGAGGCGGAAGCTAAAGCGGAAGCTAAGGCCAAGGCAGAGGCAGAAGAAAAAGCTAAGGTGAAAGCAGAAGCAAAAGCTAAGGCTGAAGCAGCAAAGCAAGCTCAAACGGTTAATGATCTGTTAGGTGGATTAGCGTCTAATACGCCTAAGCAGGGGGGAGCAACTTCGGCCGGAAAAGGTGGTGGTAAGAAAAGTGGGCCTTCAGATTCGGAAATTAATAATTACAAGGGACGGATCCAGTCTGTGATCCAGCAGAATTTTCGCGATCCAAGCCTGTATATCGGTCGTACTTGTGATTTGAATATAAAGCTGGCGCCAGATGGATTACTGATTGATATCAAAGCAGGAGCGGGTGATCCGGCATTATGTCGAGCCGCTATTACCGCCGCTAATTTGGCAAAAAAAATGCCGCCTCCACCAAGCAAAGAGGTTTATGAATATTTTAAGAGTTTCACGCTAGAATTTAAACCGCAGTAAGTTAAATGTTTGGTAGATAATCATTATGTGTTAACCAAACTTACGAATAATTTATATGTACAAACAAAATTATTAGATTTTATTTAGGTGTCTAGTTTTGTTTGTTGGCGTTTGTTAGAATCCGGCGGATTATTGCGGCAGATAAAAAGATCGCGATAAGGGAGAGATGATGAAGCAAACTTTTAAACAGATGTTTAAAGTCATATTGGGCTTTCTGGTGATGTGGGCAGCGCTTGCTCATGCAGAGGTTCGCATTGAAATTACACAGGGTGTTGATTCTGCCCGTCCTATTGGCGTTGTTCCATTTAAATGGACTGGGGTCGGTGAGTCACCAGAAAATATTGGTTCAATTATTGCTGCGGATTTGAGAAACAGTGGGAAATTTAATCCGATTGACTCTGCTCGTATGCCGCAACAACCAACTACTGCATCAGAGGTAACGCCTGCCGCATGGGCTGCGTTAGGGATCGATTCAGTTGTTGTTGGAAATATTCAACCCAGTGCAGATGGTAAATTCCTGGTTTCTTATCAGCTTGTTGACGTTGCTGGTGCGCCAGGAACGGTCTTGGCACAAGAACAATTCACAGTTGAAAAGAAATGGTTACGTTTCGCCGCACACACAGCCAGTAATCAGGTATTTGAAAAATTGACAGGCATTAGAGGTGCATTTACTACTCGTATAGCTTACGTCGTTAAAAATAACAGTGCGGGGAAATATCGTTATGAGCTGCGTGTTTCTGATTATGATGGCTATAATCAATTTACCGTACATAGCTCACCGGAACCATTGATGTCACCGGCCTGGTCGCCAGATGCTTCCAAGCTTGCCTATGTTACATTTGAAGGCGGTCGCTCTGCGCTGATTATTCAAACACTGGCAACAGGTGCTGTTCGTCAGGTCGCTTCGTTCCCTCGCCATAACGGAGCCCCCGCATTTTCTCCGGATGGAACTAAGCTTGCTTTTGCATTATCTAAAACTGGTAGTTTGAATCTTTACGTGATGGATTTAGCGTCTGGCCAAATCCGCCAGATTACCGATGGCCGCAGTAATAATACTGAGCCAAGCTGGATGCCAGATAGCCAGACACTGGTCTATACCTCAGATCAGGGTGGGCGTCCACAATTGTATAAAATCGATATTAATGGCGGTGCTCCACAACGCCTAACTTGGGAAGGATCACAAAACCAAGATGCAGATGTTAGCCCTGACGGTAGTTTTATTGTGATGGTTAGCTCAGCGAGTGGCAGTCAGCATATCGCCAAACAGGATCTGGCAACGGGATCTGTCCAAGTCTTGACAGATACGTTTCTGGATGAAACGCCGAGCATCGCACCTAATGGCACTATGGTGATTTATAGCTCCACTCAAGGGTGGGGAACTATATTGCAGCTAGTTTCGACTGATGGGCGTTTCAAAGCGCGTCTTCCGGCTACCGATGGACAGGTAAAATTCCCTGCCTGGTCGCCGTATCTGTGATGCATAATAATATGTATGGCAAACTATAAAAGGATCAAAGAGATGCAACTGAACAAAATGCTAAAAGGGCTGATGTTAGCTTTACCAATCATGGCCGTAGCAGCGTGTAGTTCTAACAAAACTGGCAATAATGATCAGTCTGGTGTAAGCACTGTTGATAATTCTTCTAAGACTCTGTCTGCTGAAGAATTAGCACGTCAGCAGATGCAAGAGCTGCAAAACAACAACATCGTATACTTCGGTTTCGATAAGTACGATATCAACAGCGAATTTGCTCAGATGTTGGATGCACATGCTGCCTTCCTGCGCACTAACCCATCTGTTAAAGTGACTATCGAAGGTCACGCGGATGAGCGTGGTACTCCAGAGTACAACATTGCTCTGGGTGAGCGTCGTGCGAACGCAGTGAAAATGTATCTGCAAGGCAAAGGCGTTTCTGCTGATCAGCTTGCTATCGTTTCTTACGGTAAAGAAAAACCAGCTGTACTTGGCCATGACGAAGCAGCATATGCGAAAAACCGTCGCGCTGTGATCGTATACTAAGAGTAATGCATGAACAGTAACTTCAGACGTTATATGTTGGGTCTGTCGTTATTGGTTGGCGTAGCGGCTCCTTGGGCCGCTACCGCCCAAGCGCCAATCAGTAATGTCGGCTCAGGCTCCACCGATGAGCGCCTCTCCCAATTAGAGCGTATTTCTGACGCTCACAGTCAATTATTAACTCAGCTCCAGCAACAACTTTCTGATTCGCAACGTGATATCGATACACTCCGTGGCCAAATTCAGGAAAACCAGTATCAATTAAATCAGATCATTGAACGTCAAAAAGATCTTTATCTGCAATTGGATAAAATCACCAATCCAGCCAGTGCAGAGAATTCAGAACCAGAAAATCGTTCGGCACAAGCTGGGAATAAACAATCTGCTGTGTCGGCAAGTACAGGAAGTGAAAAAGGTGATTACGATGCCGCTGTTTCTTTGGCTATCAATACCAAAGAATATGATAAAGCGATTGTCGCATTTCAAAATTTTGCCAAAACCTATCCCAAATCTAAATATTTGCCGAATGCTAATTATTGGTTAGGGCAGTTGAATTACAACAAAGGCAAGAAAGACGATGCGGCTTATTATTTTGCCACTGTCGTGAAAGACTATCCTAAGTCACAAAAAAGCAGTGATTCCCTGTATAAAGTGGGTTTAATCATGCAGGAAAAGGGGCAAAAGGATAAAGCGAAAGCGGTTTATCAGCAGGTGGTTAAGCAATATCCAGGTACTAATGCAGCAAAAATGGCCGGGAAAAAGCTTTCTGGGATGTAATAATTATCCCCGAAAGGTCAGATATCGGTCTTTTGGGGGATAATTGACTGCTTAATAAGCATTTAAACAAGTTTTCTAAAATAAACGTTGCACCATACTGAGAAATCAGTAATATATGCCGCCGTTGGCAAGGATAACTGCCAAACAGATTTAGATGGGTCGTTAGCTCAGTCGGTAGAGCAGTTGACTTTTAATCAATTGGTCGCAGGTTCGAATCCTGCACGACCCACCATCTAAATTCTCACCTCAAGTACTCCTTAGATGGGTCGTTAGCTCAGTCGGTAGAGCAGTTGACTTTTAATCAATTGGTCGCAGGTTCGAATCCTGCACGACCCACCATCTAAACTTTCACCTCAAATACTCCTTAGATGGGGCGTTAACTCAGTCAGTAGAACCGTTGACTTTTAATCGATTAGTCGCAGCAGATAACTTAATAAATTGATTACTGACTTCACATTTTTCCTTATCATTCTTAATTCTTTAAAATAATTAAAGACTTTTTTTCTTAAATTCGCTATCTTGTTTAGTATGTAAAACACCAAAGTGCAAAATAGCCTATTTATCTCGTAATTTCATGTTTTTTGTATTGATATACTAAACATTATTTATGGTAAGGATAAAAAAAGTATGGATTTTTTCAACATTAATAACATATTCGTGCATATACCACTAGGAACGGGCGGCTATAACCTTTCATATATTGAAGCGGTTGGTACGATAGCAGGGCTGTTATGTATTTGGCTCGCTAGTCAGGAGAAAATCATTAATTACCTGTTTGGATTAATTAATGTCTCGCTATTCGCTGTTATCTTCTTTCAAATTCAACTCTACGCCAGCCTTATTCTGCAAATCTTTTTCTTCGCGGCCAATGTCTATGGTTGGTATGCATGGAGCCGAGTCAATGAGCAAAAACAAATAGAGCTTAAAATTCGGTGGCTCAACCCTAAACAGATGGCTGTTGTTGCCGCAATTTCCATCGCTGCCATATTGATCATGACATTTAATATCGATCAATTATTTGGTTATATGGCAAAAGTGGTGGTGCTCGCCCTACAGGGAATGGGCTTTAATATCATCATGCCTGAGTTACAGTCCGATGCTTTCCCATTCTGGGATTCAGTGATGACAGTATTATCCATCGTGGCAATGATACTAATGACGCGTAAGCATGTAGAAAATTGGCTGATTTGGGTTATCATCGATGTTATCAGTGTCGTGATTTATTACTATCAAGGCGTTTTGGCGATGTCGCTGCAATATATTATTTTGACAGGTATTGCATTGAATGGTGCTCGCCTGTGGATTAAGGCAGCGAAACCAGCGGATAACAACCCAAAGGAGATGTAAATTAAATCGATCGTCGGCCATAGATAATCTATGGCCTGTTATTTGATATTTCTCTACAAGACATTCTCTCCTTAAATAGGTTTTCATAATACTGAAAGTATCAGATGTTGGGGTTCCTTACCCCGCGCGGCGCGCGGGGTAAGGAAGGCTCCTATCATTTTGAAACGCTATTTAATTAGCCTATACGCATTAAATTTCAAGTTGCAATTTACAACACGATATGAAACGTGATTTGAAGTTAGATTAGTATATTTATTTGAATTAACATCATTTTTACTCTCAATAGCATTTTCCATAAAAAAGTATTCTATTTTTACTCACAAAGATTATTTACAGAACAACGCCTAACAGTTAGATTGAGATCACAAAATTGTTTTAAATAACTGTAAACGTATTAGGTGAAAGGATAATGAATTACCAGAATGACGATATAAGAATAAGAAAAATAACAGAATTATTGCCACCAGTTGCATTACTCGAAAAATTTCCGGCCACAGAAGAGAGTGCTATTACTGTTCGTAAGGCACGTGAATCTATTCATAATATTTTAATTGGTGAAGATGATCGTCTATTGGTAGTGATTGGTCCATGTTCAATTCATGATCCACACGCGGCGTTAGAATATGCAGAGCGCTTGAATAAATTACGTGAAGAATTGAAAGCTGATTTGGAAATTATCATGCGGGTGTACTTTGAAAAGCCCCGCACGACTATCGGCTGGAAAGGATTGATTAACGATCCAGGCATGGATTGCAGTTTTAATATCAATGGCGGATTACGTACTGCCCGTAAATTGTTGCTTGATATTAATAATATGGGATTACCTGCGGCAGGTGAATTCCTGGATATGATTACTCCTCAGTATTTAGCTGATCTCATGAGCTGGGGGGCGATAGGGGCACGTACAACGGAGTCTCAAATTCATCGCGAGTTGGCTTCAGGGTTGTCCTGTCCGGTTGGTTTCAAAAATGGTACAGATGGCACAATTAAAGTCGCTATTGATGCGATTAATTCAGCAAGTTCATCGCACTGTTTCTTGTCTGTCACGAAATGGGGTCACTCCGCAATTGTTAATACAATAGGTAACCGAGATTGCCATATTATTCTGCGTGGTGGCAAAGAGCCTAATTACAGTGCTGAACATGTCGGTGCCGTTAAAGAAGGACTAAAAAAAGCGGGCTTGGCTCCCCGCGTGATGATTGATTTTAGCCATGCAAATAGCGCGAAGCAGTTTAAAAGACAAATGGACGTCGGTGTTGATGTCTGCGGTCAGATTGCAAGGGGCGAAAACGCGATCATTGGTGTTATGGTTGAAAGTCATTTGGTTGAAGGAAACCAAAGCCTGGAGAGTGATAAGCCTTTGGTTTATGGTCAAAGTATAACCGACGGTTGTATTGGTTGGGAAGATACCGAAACGTTACTGCGCCAGTTGTCCCAGGCTGTCCAGAGTCGCAGAAGCTAATTTATTGCAAAATGCCATAAAAAAGCCGGATATCAATCCGGCTTTTAACATTCTTTATGCGATTTGAGAATTACTTCGCCTTACCCTGATTTGCAACTGCTGCTGCTTTTGCTGCGATTTCATCAGCATTGCCCAGATAGTAGTGTTTGATAGGTTTCATGTTCTCATCAAACTCATAAACCAGTGGTACAGCGGTTGGAATATTCAGTTCAAGAATTTCTTCTTCACTCATATTATCCAGATACTTCACCAATGCACGCAGGGAATTACCGTGAGCG contains:
- the pnuC gene encoding nicotinamide riboside transporter PnuC; this translates as MDFFNINNIFVHIPLGTGGYNLSYIEAVGTIAGLLCIWLASQEKIINYLFGLINVSLFAVIFFQIQLYASLILQIFFFAANVYGWYAWSRVNEQKQIELKIRWLNPKQMAVVAAISIAAILIMTFNIDQLFGYMAKVVVLALQGMGFNIIMPELQSDAFPFWDSVMTVLSIVAMILMTRKHVENWLIWVIIDVISVVIYYYQGVLAMSLQYIILTGIALNGARLWIKAAKPADNNPKEM
- the aroG gene encoding 3-deoxy-7-phosphoheptulonate synthase AroG; this translates as MNYQNDDIRIRKITELLPPVALLEKFPATEESAITVRKARESIHNILIGEDDRLLVVIGPCSIHDPHAALEYAERLNKLREELKADLEIIMRVYFEKPRTTIGWKGLINDPGMDCSFNINGGLRTARKLLLDINNMGLPAAGEFLDMITPQYLADLMSWGAIGARTTESQIHRELASGLSCPVGFKNGTDGTIKVAIDAINSASSSHCFLSVTKWGHSAIVNTIGNRDCHIILRGGKEPNYSAEHVGAVKEGLKKAGLAPRVMIDFSHANSAKQFKRQMDVGVDVCGQIARGENAIIGVMVESHLVEGNQSLESDKPLVYGQSITDGCIGWEDTETLLRQLSQAVQSRRS